In Myxococcales bacterium, the DNA window ACCTCCCACGCGCGTCGGATCACGCCCATGCAAGGCACGCCCGAGCCCCCACACACGCCCGATCACGCCCTTGCAGACCCTGCAAGCCCGTGAGCGCGCGTCGGATCCCCCGTCTCCCTCGCCTCACGGAGCTTCCGCGTGCGTCCGCATGGCTCCGTGAAGCCTTGCGATCGCATGTCGGGCCGTTCGTTGGCCCTTTGGGGCGACGACCGACGGGTGCTCCTCGGTCGCCGCGAACGAGACGACGCGCTTCGACGGCGCGATTCGCGGCAAAATGGCTGCCTGGGGGCCGGATGACGGTTCGCGCGGGCTCGGGGCGCCGCGCCCGCCTTTCGTGCCGCGTGGGCGGGGCTTTTTGGTAAGCTCTCGCGCACGATGCTCCCGGAAAAAAAGCAGGTCCTCATCGTCGACGACGAGCCGAACCTGCGCAAAATTCTCGCCGCGCAGCTCTCCCGTGACGGCTACGACGTCCTCCTCGCCGAAGATGGCGAAGAGGGCCTCGCCACGCTCCGCGAGCACCACATCGACCTGGTCATCACCGACCTGCGCATGCCCAAGGTCGACGGGATGACCCTCCTCCGCGAGGCCCTCCGCGAAGATCCCGACCTCCCGATCGTCATGATCACCGCGCATGGCACGATCGACACGGCCGTCGAGGCCCTCAAGACCGGCGCGTTCGACTACCTCACCAAGCCCTTCGACAAGGACGAGGTCCGCCAGATCGTCGCGAAGGCCTTGAAGACGCGCCAGCTCGCGGGCGAAGAGGCGTCGCAGACCCCGGAGCAGGTGCCCGGCGCCCGCTTCGGCATCATCGGGAGCTCCTCCGGCCTCACCGACCTGTACTCCGTGCTCGAGCGCGTCGCCGACAGCCCCACCACCGTGCTCATCACGGGCGAGAGCGGCACCGGCAAAGAGCTCGTCGCGCGCGCCCTCCACGACCACTCCTCCCGCAAAGACAAGCCGTTCATCAAGGTCAACTGCGCCGCCATCCCCAAGGAGCTCATCGAGAGCGAGCTCTTCGGGTACGAGCGCGGGGCCTTCACCGGGGCCGTCTCGTCCAAACCGGGCCGGTTCGAGCTCGCGAGCGGCGGCACGCTCTTCCTCGACGAGATCGGCGAGATCCCGGTCGAGATGCAGGTGAAGCTCCTCCGCGCCCTCCAAGAGAGCGAGTTCGAGCGCGTCGGCGGCATCAAGACGATCCGGGTCGACGTGCGCCTCGTGGCTGCCACCAACCGGGACCTCAAAAAGCTCATCGCGCAGGGCACGTTCCGCGAAGACCTCTTCTACCGCCTCAACGTGGTGTCCATCCGCCTCCCGGCCCTCCGCGAGCGCGCGAGCGACATCCCGCTCCTCGTGGAGCACTTCTTGTCGAAGTTCAACGAGCGCCTCAAGAAGAGCGTCCAAGGCGTCGAACAAGACGCCCTCGACGTGCTCGCCGCGTACTCGTGGCCCGGCAACATCCGCGAGCTCGAGAACGTCATGGAGCGCGCCGTGCTCTTCTGCGACGCTCAACGCCTCACGGTCGACAACCTCCCGCACGAGGTGCGCGGAGGTGCGCTCTCTCCGTCGATGACCCCACCCCCACCCGACGCGCAGATCCCGGTCGCGCTCTCGGGCGACGCCGGCCTGAAGGAGCACGTGAAGGTGGCCATGAGCCGCCTCGAGCGCGACATCGTGAGCCGCGCGCTCGCGCAGACGGGGGGCAACGTCACCCACGCGGCGAGGCTCCTCAAGATCTCGCGCAAAGGTCTCCAGCTCAAAATGAAGGAGCTTGGGCTCCGCGAAGGGGCCGACAAGGGAGACTGACGCCGCGCCGAGGGCCGTTTCGGGGGTGACGGTCCTCTTCGCGCTCTTCCGAGGGCACCCATGAGCGCACTTCGACCGATAAGGAACGCCTTGGCGCTCGTGGGCGCCGCGTCCGTCTTCGTCGGGTGCCGTGCGTGCTCCGGAGCCGAGCCCGACGCCAAGGTCGACGCGGGCCCCGAGGTCGACGCGGCCGCCAAGCTCGCCGCGCTCCGCCCCCAAGACGCAGGCCCGAAGCCCGGTGCACCACGCGCCGGCATGGCGTTCGTCCCCGCGGGCACGCTGAAGGCCGGCACCCCGCTCGGCAAGCTCCCGCGGGTCGCCACCGAGGAGCTCCCCGGCACCCCCATCCAGATGGGTGCGTACTACATCGATATCTACCCGTACCCGAACGAGCCGGGCGCCATCCCCCAGCCCAACGTCTCGCGCGACGAAGCGAAGAAGCTCTGCGCCGAGAAGGGCAAGCGGCTCTGCACGGAGCTCGAGTGGGAGCGCGCCTGCAAGGGCCCCGACAACACCACGTACGAGTACGGCGAGACGTACCGCAGCTCGCTCTGCATGACCGGGCAGAGCGCCGAGCTCGCCTCGCGCAAGCCGTGTGGCGAACGCCCGAGCTGCCGGAGCGGCTTCGGGGTGCTCGAGATGCACGGCGGCACGTGGGAGTGGACCGACAGCACCTGGGGCCGCGGAACGCACGATCCGAACCTCGCCGTGCTCCGCGGGGGCAACGCCGAAGCGGGAGAGATCGTCGGCCGCTGCGCAAACGCGATCGGGCGCCCCGCGAGCAAGAAGCACCCGACGTTCGGGTTTCGCTGCTGCGCGGGCGAGCGCAACGAGGCCGAGGTGGTGCTCGATCCCCACACGACGGGGAAGACGCTCACCATGCTGCTGAAGCCCGAAGAGCGCGCCGCGAAGCTCGTCCCGCTCCTCGACAAGGGCCAGTGGGGCGGCGACGTGGCGCAGCTCGAGGTCGATCGCGCGTGGCTCTGGCAGCCCGTTCCCAACGAGGATCTCGTCGTGTTCGGCGGCTGCACCCCCGAGGGCATCTCTCGCAAGTGCGGCTTCGTGGTCGGGCGCACCCCCGAAGGCGGCGAGGCCCGCGTCGTGGCCCAGCTCGCGTTCCCCCGCGCCATGCCCGAGATGAAGACCTCGGGCGATCCGCTCCGCATCCGCGCCATCGCGGTCGACATCAAGGGGCGATATTTTATCGAGTTTTCCTACAGTTACGGAAAGGTGAGCGTGGGCGCGCCCGTGCGCCTCTCCGAGGGCCAAGGGCTCGACCCGAAGGCCCCTGGCCCCTGACGAGCCCACGTCGGCCGCACCCGTTCGTGCCCGTTTGCGCGGCATTTCCCGGGATCCGGAGGCGCCGCGAGATTTTTCGTGCTTCCGCGGAACCTTTCGTGAGGACCCCTGTCCATGCTCACGAAGGCGGTCGGTAAGGGCACGAGGCGAGAGCCGAGGCCCAGGCGGTCCCCGCGCCCGAAGCCTTCGTAACCCCATGCCGCGCCCTCGCGCGTCGATGCCCGCTCGCGGGCAGTGAGGAATGCCATGTCCACCACGTTCAAGCCCGCCTTCTCGACCGACGTCCTCCCCGCCGCTTTCGCTCAGGCGAACCCGTTCGTTCGCGTCGAAGAGAAGGCCGCGGCCGTGCCGGTGGGCGAGAGCTACGTGATGGTGCCCGCCGGCCCGCGCGTCTCCGACGACGAGGTCGAGACCATGGCGAGCGCCGTCGAGGTGCAGGTGCTCTGGGGTCAGACGGTGCTCTCGGTGACGCACCTCCCCTCGGGCAAGGGCTTCGCGGTCGGTTCGGGTGAGGCGGTCGACTTCGTGCTCCCCGAAGAGTCGCTCGGTCGGGATCGCCTCGAGCTCGTCTCGATCGCGAGCGGCATGCCGAAGGTCATGATCCCCGAGGGCGCGCGTGTGAGCGTCGGCTCCGCCAAGTCCGAGCCCGCCATCGACCTCGTCGCCAAGGGCCGCGCGAAGGCCTCCTCGTCGGGCTTCGAGCTCGGTGTCATCGAGGGCGAGAGCGTGCGTGTCGACCTCGCCGGTACCGAGATCGCCTACATCGTCCGCGGGGTTCGCGCGGGTCGTGCGCCGAAGGGCGTCGGCTTCTTGGGGGCCCTCTCGAGCAACGTGACCAAGTACGTGGGCCTGTCGCTCCTCGGCCACCTCGGCGTCATCGCGAGCCTCGCCTACTTCATGCCGGCCATGGGGCCGGACGACGCCGAGGCCATGTCGCGCGAGAACCTGCTCTACATGCAGAAGATCCTGAACGCCCAAGCCCCCGCCGAGCTCAAGGCTCAGGAGAACGCGGGCGGCGAGCAGGCGAGCACCGAGTCGGGCGGCAAGGGCGAGCGCGCGCAGGGCGCCGAAGGCACGATGGGCAAAGACTCGGCCCCCAAGGCGAACGCGCGCTGGGGCTTCAAGGGCGAGTCCCGCGATCCGCAGGTGCAGCGCAAGACCGACCTCGAGCTCGCGCAGTCGTTCGGCATGGTCGACCTCCTCATGTCGTCCAAGGCGGGCCCCTCGGCCACCGACCCGAACGCTCCGTCGGCCAAGTGGGGCGCGTTCGACGCGCAGGGCGCCGACCCGAAGAGCGCGATGGGCAGCATGTGGGGTGTGGGCATCGGTGACTCCGCCGGGGGCGGCGCGTTCGGCCTCTCGGGCACCGGCGAAGGTGGTGGTGGCGTGGGCGAGGGCATCGGGCTCGACAAGATCGGCGGCCTCGGTCACGGCGCAGGCGGCGGCGACGGCGTCGGCATCGGGAACGGCAAGGACGGCATCGGCAACGGTCACGGCATCGTGAAGGGCACCCACATCGCGAAGGCGCCGAAGCCCCTCCGCGAGGGCACGCCCACCGTGAACGGTCACCTCCCCGCCGAGACGATCCAGCGCGTGGTCCGTGCGAACTTCGGTCGCTTCCGCAACTGCTACGACGCGGGCCTCCGCACGAACCCGAGCCTCGGCGGTCGCGTGGTCACGAAGTTCGTCATCTCGCGTGACGGCTCCGTCTCGCTCTCGGCCGACGGCGGCTCGGACCTCCCCGATCGCAACGTGGTGAGCTGCGTCGTGCGGAGCTACCAGAACCTCTCGTTCCCCACGCCCGAGGGCGGCCAGGTCACCGTGACCTACCCCCTCGTGTTCACCCCCGCCGACTGACCCGAGTCGACGGAACCCGATGCCGAAGGTCTTGGGCAACTGCTCGAGACCTTTGGCGTTTTTGTGGTCGTTCGCCCCGCCCGTGATGACGCGTGGCGACGCCGAGGAGACGTCGTTGTCGGCTTGCGTGGGGCGCGCGACGGGGCCATGCTCCCGGCTCCCATTTCGTCGAGCGAGGCAAAGACATGAGCGAAAAGAAGCGGATCGAGTCGTTCGAGGAGTTCTGGCCCTTCTACGTGGGCGAGCACGCCAAGAAGGAGACGCGCACGCTCCACTTCGTCGGCACCACGGCGGCGCTCGCGTGTGCCGCGGCCGGTGTGCTCTTGCGCAAGAAGTGGCTCGTGGCCGTGGCGCCGGTCATGGGCTACGGCCCGGCGTGGGTGAGTCACTTCTTCATCGAGAAGAACCGCCCCGCTACCTTCACGTACCCGCGCTGGTCGCTCATGGCGGACTTCGTCATGTGGGGCAAGATCGTCCGCGGCGAGATGGACGCCGAGGTCGAGCGTGTGATGGCCGAACGCGCCAAAAAAGAGGCTGCCGAAGCGCCGGCACAGGAAACGCGCCCGACCCCCGGTCCCTTGGTAAACTAGCGGGGTGTCTCCCCGCATCGTCCGCGCGCTCTCGTCGTGCCTGCCCGTCGTCGTCGTGGCGGCGGTGGGCACGTGGGCGTGCGGGGGTGGGGGAGGGCTCGTCGAGGCGCCCGTGCTCCCGAGCGGCGCGAAGTTCGCCGTGCTCCCCATCGGAGAAGACGCGGGCGACGCCGGTGCGCCCGCGCGCCGTCCGGGGACCGGGCCCCTTCGCGAGGGTCAGGTCTTTCGTGGGACGAGCTACTGCCGCACGGGCCCGGTCGCGATCGTGCTTCGCATCACGGAGCTCGACGACGACGAGGTGCACGCCACCGCCGAGGTGACCCAATCCCGTGGCGGCGCGCGAGGGATCTACCAGCTCTCGGGCGCCTACACCCAAGCCTCGGGGCACCTCAAGCTCGACGCCGGCGACTGGGTCGACGAGTCCGACGAGCTCGAGGCCGCCGACATCGAAGGCACCGTCACGGCCTCGGGATTTCAAGCGCGCTTCGCCATGGCCGGCTGCGGCTCGGTCACGTTTCGATCGGAAGGTGCTCCATGACGAGGTCCGTGCGTTGGCTCGTGTTCGCGGGGATCGTGAGCGCGGGGTGCTCCAAAGCGCAGGCGCAAGGTGGGGCGCCCGAGCTCGATCCGAAGGCGGCCACGACCGAGATGTGGGACCTCGAAGGCATCGGCAAGACCGAGCTGCTCGTCTTCGCGAAAGAGCGCGTAACCCTTGGGAAATCGTGCCTCAAGGGCGCCGCGCTCGACTGCGAGGCCTACCGCGTCCTCCGCGCCGGCCCCAAGGTCGAGGTCAAGAAGTCGTCCCTCGACGGCCGCATGAGCGCGGGCTCTCGCGTCTGCCTCGCGTTGAAGGGCGAGCTCGTGACGGGCAAGAGCCCCGCGGGGAACGAAGACGGCTTCTGCAAGCTCGGCGACGGCTCGATCGTCGCGTGTGGCCCGCTCGAGACCTACGCGATCAAGATCGTCCCGTAGGCGCGCTACCTCGCCTTCGCCGCGCGCTTCACCACGCCTCGAAACCACGCGTGTGCGGGCTCGTTTTGCACTCGTGGGTGCCACGCGGCGTGCACCGAGAAGCCCCTCAGCTCGAGCGGCGGGGCGACGAGCCGAAGCCCGAGCCGCGCCGCCATGGGGACGAGCACGCGCCGAGGCCCGGTGAGCACGAGATCCGTGCTCGCGACGATGAGCGGCGCCGAGAGGAACGTCGACGTTCGTAGCGCCACGTGACGCGTGAGGCCGAGGCGCGCGAGCTCCGTGTCGACGGGGCTCCCGGGCTCTCCACGTGGCGCGATGAGCACGTGCGACACCTTGGTGAACGCCTCGAGCGAGAGCGCCCGGCGCACCGTAGGGTGCCCTTCGCGCACCGCGCACACGAACGTGTCGTCGAAGAGGTGCGTCGTGATGGCGTCGCGTGGGAGGGTCGGCTTCACGCCGACGGCGAGGTCGAGCCGCCCGGTCGCCAGGGCCTCGCTCGCGTCGCTCCCGAGCGGGCGTGACGTCACGGAGGCACGGGGCGCCTCGACCTCGAAGAGCGACGCGAGGCGCGGGAGGAGCTCGGCCTCGACGAAGTCGACGCTCCCGACGACGAACGTCCGCTCGAGCGAGGCCGGCGCGAGCTCGGGAGGGCGCACGAGCGCCTCGGCCCGCCGCAGGACCTCGCGCACCTCCGGGGCGATCTCGTCGGCGCGCGGGGTGGGCACGATGCCCCGCGGGGCACGCACGAAGAGCGGGTCGCCGAAGACGTCTCGGAGCCTCGCGAGGGCGCGGCTCACGGCGGGTTGGCTGAGCCCGAGCGTGCGCGCCGCCCGTGTCACGTGCCGCTCACGATGCAGGTGGTCGAGCACGCGGAGGAGCTCGATCTCGGGGAGCTGCGCGGCCGTCTTCGTCATGCGTTTCATGCATGACGAAGATAGCGCCAATGCATTGGCGAGATGAAGGCGCGAGGCGCATTCTCAGGGGCGTCGGCCGGGAGAGACCGGCGAACCGGGGCAAGGCGCCTCGGCGAACGTCAAGGAGAGAGCCATGATCGTCGTCTTCGGAGCCAACGGGAACACGGGCAAAGTCGTCGCGGAGACCCTGCTCGGTCGGGGAGAGAAGGTTCGTGTGGTCGCGCGCGACGCGAAGAAGGTCGAGGCGCTGGCGAAGAAGGGCGCCGAGGTCGTCACCGCCGACGTGCTCGACGAGGCCTCCGTGGCGAAGGCGCTCGCGGGCGCCAAGGGCGCGTACATGCTCGTACCCCCGGATGCGTCGAGCGACGACCTCGTCGGCCGCGGCAAACGCATCGTCGACGCCTTCGTCGGAGCGCTCCAAAAGAGCCCAGTCCCACACGTGGTGGTGCTCTCGTCGGTCGCGGCGCAGCAGCCCTCGGGCACGGGCCCCATCGTCATCACGCACTACGCCGAGCAGACCCTGCCCAAGGCCAAGGGCACGATCTTCACCTTCGTGCGCGCCGCCTACTTCATGGAGAACATCCTCGCGAACGCTCACCCCATGAAGGCCGACGGCGTGCTCCCCGTGTTCGGTGGGGGCGAGGCGTATCCCTTCCCCATGATCGCGACGCACGACATCGGGCGTGTCGCCGCCGAGGAGCTGCTCTCGCCGCCCAAGGAGACGTCGGTCATCGAGCTCTCGGGTCCACAAGAGTACTCGTTCGCCGATGCGGCGCGCATCGCCGGTCAGATCCTCGGTCGCGAGGTGAAGCCCGCGGTGCTCCCGATCGACGCGATGGTGCCGACCCTCACGCAGTTCGGCTTCTCGGCGAACGTGGCGGGCCTCTACCGCGAGATGACCGAAGGGCTCGGCAAGGGGCTCGTGTCGTTCGAGGGCAAGGGGCGCAGCGTCCGCGGCAAGGTCACGCTCGAAGAGGTGCTCCGGCCCGCGCTCACCTGAACGATCTCTCGAAAAAACAAGGGCGATGTGGCCTCCCACGGGAAACCACATCGCCTTTGTTCGTTCGTGCGGCCGTCGATCAACGCGAGGACGTGCGGCGGCGTCGAGCCGTGGCGACGAGCGCTCCGAGGCCCACGAGGAGGCCACCGCCGAGACCGCCTCCGGCGTGCGTCGAGGCGGCGGAGCACCCGGACGACGGCTCCACGAACACCTCGGATACGGGTTCCTGCGTCGTTCCCGGGTAGACCGGTCGACCGCCACCACCACCGCCAGCTCCGGGCTCGTTCGGCGCGCTCACCTCCGTGGCCTTCGGGGCGCCTCCGCGCGGTGCCCAGATCGTCGTGTACGTGAAGCGCTGCTCGTTCGAGAACACGTAGAGGCATCCCTTCGCCGAGCACGCCCCATCGAGGAGCTTTCCTTGGACGGAGGTCCCGAGCGTGACCTTCTTCGGAGCCGTAGTGTCCGCGGCGGTGAGGCTGCTCCACGAGGTGGCCGTGAACGTGCCGTCGCCCGCGGAGCCTACCACCCAAGCGTCGGCGGCCTCGGGGGCTTTGGGGTCGGCGATGACGGCGAGCGTGTCGGCGGGGAGGTCCTTCGTGTCGAGCGTGGTGCCGTCGGACGAGAGCTTGATCGCCTTCGCGCTCGTGCCGGTCCACTGGGTGAGCAGCACGTCGGCTCCGAGCGGGGTGAGGGTGACCTTGGAGATGCCCGAGCCGTCGAGGGTGATGGGCTCGCCCGCGACAGGAGCGCCTTTGTCGTCGAGCCGCACCACGGCCGTGCCCTTGTCGCCCGCGGGGTACGCGACCATGCCGAAGGTGTCGTTCGCGAAAAAACCAGAGAGGTCGAGGGCCTGCGAGATCCCGGGGGTGGGCACGGCGACGCCGGGTGCGCTGGCCGCACCGAACGCCGTGATCGCGAGCCCCTTCGTGTCGGCCACGGCGAGCCAGGGGGCCTTCGCTCCTGCTTGGCCGAGGCCCACGACCACCCGATCGCCGAGCTCGGTGACGGTCGGTCTCTCGGTTCCATTGAAGCGGATGGTGCGCGGCCCGTAGGCCACCAAGAGCTCCCCGGCGCTGCCGCGCGTGGCGAGGATGCGGGTGCCCCCTCCCGTGCCGAGGACGGCCAAGCCGGGGCTGCCGGGGGTGCCGCCCTCGTCGATGGGCTGGTGGTACGAGCGAATCTTCGACCCGAGCACGACCGAGAAGGTGGACCCGCTGCTCGGCGCCACGACGGCTGCGGTCTGGATCTCGGCGGCGTTCATCGGGGGCGCCGCGGCCCCTGGGGCGGGCTCTGCCGCGGGCCGGGCGGGGCTCTCCGCGTGTGCCACCGAGGCGAAGAGGGTGGGGACGATGGCTCCGAGGACGGCGAGACGGGCGCTTCGTAGGTTCATGGTGGCACGTTCTGCACACGTGATGCCAAGGCCCGTCGAAAAAGACGAATATGATTAAATTCAGTTACTTGGCGCGAACGTCGGTCGGATCTTCCCGCCCGAAGCGCGCCCGAAGCGCACTTGCGCCGCCCCACGTGGCACACGTGTGTGCCACATGTGCCTTGGCCCGCCCACGTGTGCCTCGCACGACCGCGCACACGACGCCCCCCGCGCCTCCCCGCGCCCCCCCGCCCGGCCGTCACGGGCGAGCGGCGCACCGCATGTCCCCGCGGTAGGATCGCGCCCATGGCGTTCTTCCAGACCCCTCCGTCGCACCCGCACCCGCTCGAAGGCGACTCCTTCTTCCGCGGTTGGCTCGCCCGCCATCTCCCTGGAGACGCCCACCGTCCCATCCTGGACGACCTCCGCGAGGTCGCCGAGATCGCCCGTGAGCTCGCCGCCATCAAGGCCGCCGACCCCAAGGCCGAGCCGAAGCTCGTCCCGTGGGACGCGTGGGGCAAGCGCATCGACCGCATCGAGCTCTCGCCCCTCTGGAAGCGCGCGCAGCGTGTCGCGGCCGAGCGTGGCGTCGTGGGCACCGCGTACGAACGCAAGACCGGCGAGCACTCGCGCATCCATCAGTTCGCCCTCGTTTACCTGCTCGAGCCCACCTGGGACGTCTATTCGTGCCCCCTCGCGATGACCGACGGCGCCGCGAAGACGCTCGTCACCTCCAAGAACGCCGAGCTCGTCGCGCGGGCCGTCCCGAGGCTCACGAGCCGCGATCCTTCGATGGCGTGGACGAGCGGCCAGTGGATGACCGAGCGCACCGGAGGCAGCGACGTGGCCATCTCCGAGACGGTCGCGCGCGAGGTCGACGGCGTGCACAGGCTCTACGGTACGAAATGGTTCACCTCGGCGACGACCAGCGAGATGGCCCTCACGCTCGCGCGGCCCGAAGGCGGCGCCCCCGGCGGCAGCGGCCTCGCGCTCTTCTACCTAGAGACCCGTGACGCCGGCGGAAACCTCAATGGAATCGCGATCAACCGGCTCAAGGACAAGCTCGGCACCCGCAACGTGCCGACCGCGGAGCTCACCCTCGACGGCGCGATCGCCACGCCCGTCGTCGGCCTCCGCGACGGCATCAAGAACATCACCCCGATGCTCGCCGTGACCCGCACCTGGAACGCGGTGTGCGCCGCCGCGGGCACGCGAAAGGCCGTCGCGATCGCGCGCGACTACGCCACGAAGCGCGTGGCCTTCGGCGCGCCGCTCGCGGAGAAGCCCCTCCACGCCGACACGCTCGCGACCATGACGGCCGAGACCGAGGCCGCGTTCTGCCTCGCGTTTCGTGCGGTCGAGATCCTCGGCCGCGAAGAGGCAGGCGTCGCCACCGAGGCCGAGCGCGCGCTCGGGCGTCTTCTCACGCCGATCGTCAAGCTCACCACGGGAAAACAGGCCGTCGCCGTCGCGAGCGAGGCCCTCGAGGCGTTCGGAGGCGCCGGGTACGTCGAGGACACGGGCCTCCCCGAGCTCCTCCGTGACGCGCAGGTGCTCCCCATTTGGGAGGGCACGACCAACGTGCTCTCCCTCGACGTGCTCCGTGCTCTTGCGCGCGGAGGCTCGCTCGAGCCGCTTCGCGTCGAGATCATGCGCGCCACCGAGGGCGCACCTGTCTCCGTGTCTGCCGCGGCCAACGTCGCTCGCTCCGCGTTCGCGCACGCCGAGGCGTGGGCCCTCGAGACCCTCGCGCGCGGACCTCACGCGCTCGAGTCCGGCGCGCGCAGGTTCGCGCTCACCCTCGGGCGATCCCTCGCGCTCGCCCTCTTGGTGCACGAGGCCACGCTGGCCGAACGTTCCGGAGACGCTCGCCCCGCGGCCGTCGCGCGCAGGTTCTCTCGCTCCCCGATCGACCTCGTCGACGACGGGCTCGCCGAAGCCGACGCGTCTCTCGTGGCCCTCGGCTGAACGATCGTGTGCATCATGCAAGCGTACCGCGTCGTAGGCTTCGCACCTTTCCTGACCGAAGCCTGACGGGCGCGGGCGCCTCCCCGATCTTACGCTGTGCGTCGTGAACAAAACGGTCGCCGAGGCGTACACGTACGCCGAGTTCCTCGCTTCTCTCGTCGGTGTGCTGCCCGTCACGGCGGCCTCCGCGTTCGTTCACCGAAACGACCCCGTGCCCCGGTACCCCGGTCGATGGGTGCGCAAGCTCGGGAAGACGAGCTCGAGCCTCTCGCCTCTGTGGCATTTCACGGTCGAAGGGGAGCCCCCGGCCGACATCGATCACCGCGGGTACGTGGTGGTCGCGAACCACGAGTCCCAGGCCGATCCGTTCTTGCTCTCCCACCTCCCGTGGGACATGCGCTGGGTCGCGAAGGCCGAGCTCTTCGACGTGCCCCTCGCGGGTTGGCTCCTCCGCCTCGGCGGCGACATCCCCATCCGCCGCGGCGATCGCGAGAGCGCCCACGAGATGATGGAAGCCTGCAAAAACACGCTTGAAAACGGCCTCTCGGTCATGATCTTCCCCGAGGGCACGCGCTCGCGCGACGGCTCGATCCTCCCGTTCAAGGCGGGCGCCTTCCAGCTCGCCCTCGAGACCGGCGCCAAGGTGCTCCCGCTCGCGCTCGCCGGAACACGGCGCTGCCGACCCAAGGGCTCCCTCGGCTTCGGTGAGGCGCGCGCCATCGCCAAGGTGCTCGCGCCCATCGACCCGGCGAGCTTCACGGGGCCACACGCCCTCGAAAACCTGAGAGACGCGACGCGCGGCGTGATCGTCGAGAACGTGCAAGCCCTCGAGCGACGTCTCGGCTTCTCGCCCGTCGCCCCGCACCCGCAGGACGAGCTCCACCGCGACATGGCCGCGGCCGCGGAGTGAGCCGAACGTAGGCGTCTTTCGTACACCGGCGCCTTCCAGGCCACGTATTTTGAGCTTCGGCGAGATGCGTCCATAGTGCGGGCATGGCTCCTCGGTCCACGTCCCGCGCCGCGCTCGTGCTCGCGCCGCTCTTGTCCGTGCTCGTGGGGTGCACGATCTTGGACCGCCTCTCGCGCGACGATGAGCCGGAATTTCCCGCCGACGCGGGCACCGATGCGTTCGCGCTCGACGCCGGGCTCGAGGACGCCCCGGCCGGCGACGCCGTGGCCGACGCGGCGTTCGACGTGTCGGAAGGTGGCGACGCCGCGACCGTCACCGATGGGTCGTTCGACGCGCAAGAAGCCGGAGACACCGGGCCCGGAGACGCCTCGGACGGCGGCTGACCTTTCGGTCCAAGCCTTCTCAACGCGTGGACGAAAATGGTAGCCTCGCTTCGTCCGGGCGACAGCCTGGCCGAGGAGAACATGAGCAAATTCGTCTTGGGCACCCTCGCCCTCGTGGCCATTGCAGGCTGTGGTGGGAGCTTCCCGCCGCCTTCCGAGAAGTTGTCGTCGGCCGAGGCCGCCTCGCGCAGCGCGAAAGAGCTCGGCGCCGAGAAAGACCCGAAAGCCGCGCTCTACCTCAAGTACGCGAACGAGCAGATCGAGCAGGCGAAGGCCCTCATCGCCTCGGGCGACAACCGCCGCGCCGACGAGATCCTGGCGCGCGCCAACGCCGACGCCGAGCTCGCCGTGCAGCTCGCGAAAGAGAACACCACGCGCGCCGAAGCGAACGAGGTGATCGAGAAGGTCAAAGCGATGAAGGCGGGTAAGTGATGAAGCTCGTGAACATGAAACGTCTCGCGGCGCTCGTCGGTCTCGGCGCGCTCTCGCTCTCGTCGGTCGGATGCGCCGAGGCGATCGCCCCGAAAGAGCTCAACGACGCGCGCTCGGCCTACAAAACGACCGCCGAGGGACCTGCCGGCAAAGAGAGCCTCGTCGAGCTCCACAACGCCAAACAGTCGCTCGACTCGGCCGAGGCCGCGTTCAAAGA includes these proteins:
- a CDS encoding sigma-54-dependent Fis family transcriptional regulator translates to MLPEKKQVLIVDDEPNLRKILAAQLSRDGYDVLLAEDGEEGLATLREHHIDLVITDLRMPKVDGMTLLREALREDPDLPIVMITAHGTIDTAVEALKTGAFDYLTKPFDKDEVRQIVAKALKTRQLAGEEASQTPEQVPGARFGIIGSSSGLTDLYSVLERVADSPTTVLITGESGTGKELVARALHDHSSRKDKPFIKVNCAAIPKELIESELFGYERGAFTGAVSSKPGRFELASGGTLFLDEIGEIPVEMQVKLLRALQESEFERVGGIKTIRVDVRLVAATNRDLKKLIAQGTFREDLFYRLNVVSIRLPALRERASDIPLLVEHFLSKFNERLKKSVQGVEQDALDVLAAYSWPGNIRELENVMERAVLFCDAQRLTVDNLPHEVRGGALSPSMTPPPPDAQIPVALSGDAGLKEHVKVAMSRLERDIVSRALAQTGGNVTHAARLLKISRKGLQLKMKELGLREGADKGD
- a CDS encoding SUMF1/EgtB/PvdO family nonheme iron enzyme; amino-acid sequence: MSALRPIRNALALVGAASVFVGCRACSGAEPDAKVDAGPEVDAAAKLAALRPQDAGPKPGAPRAGMAFVPAGTLKAGTPLGKLPRVATEELPGTPIQMGAYYIDIYPYPNEPGAIPQPNVSRDEAKKLCAEKGKRLCTELEWERACKGPDNTTYEYGETYRSSLCMTGQSAELASRKPCGERPSCRSGFGVLEMHGGTWEWTDSTWGRGTHDPNLAVLRGGNAEAGEIVGRCANAIGRPASKKHPTFGFRCCAGERNEAEVVLDPHTTGKTLTMLLKPEERAAKLVPLLDKGQWGGDVAQLEVDRAWLWQPVPNEDLVVFGGCTPEGISRKCGFVVGRTPEGGEARVVAQLAFPRAMPEMKTSGDPLRIRAIAVDIKGRYFIEFSYSYGKVSVGAPVRLSEGQGLDPKAPGP
- a CDS encoding AgmX/PglI C-terminal domain-containing protein, translated to MSTTFKPAFSTDVLPAAFAQANPFVRVEEKAAAVPVGESYVMVPAGPRVSDDEVETMASAVEVQVLWGQTVLSVTHLPSGKGFAVGSGEAVDFVLPEESLGRDRLELVSIASGMPKVMIPEGARVSVGSAKSEPAIDLVAKGRAKASSSGFELGVIEGESVRVDLAGTEIAYIVRGVRAGRAPKGVGFLGALSSNVTKYVGLSLLGHLGVIASLAYFMPAMGPDDAEAMSRENLLYMQKILNAQAPAELKAQENAGGEQASTESGGKGERAQGAEGTMGKDSAPKANARWGFKGESRDPQVQRKTDLELAQSFGMVDLLMSSKAGPSATDPNAPSAKWGAFDAQGADPKSAMGSMWGVGIGDSAGGGAFGLSGTGEGGGGVGEGIGLDKIGGLGHGAGGGDGVGIGNGKDGIGNGHGIVKGTHIAKAPKPLREGTPTVNGHLPAETIQRVVRANFGRFRNCYDAGLRTNPSLGGRVVTKFVISRDGSVSLSADGGSDLPDRNVVSCVVRSYQNLSFPTPEGGQVTVTYPLVFTPAD
- a CDS encoding DUF962 domain-containing protein, producing MSEKKRIESFEEFWPFYVGEHAKKETRTLHFVGTTAALACAAAGVLLRKKWLVAVAPVMGYGPAWVSHFFIEKNRPATFTYPRWSLMADFVMWGKIVRGEMDAEVERVMAERAKKEAAEAPAQETRPTPGPLVN
- a CDS encoding LysR family transcriptional regulator; its protein translation is MKRMTKTAAQLPEIELLRVLDHLHRERHVTRAARTLGLSQPAVSRALARLRDVFGDPLFVRAPRGIVPTPRADEIAPEVREVLRRAEALVRPPELAPASLERTFVVGSVDFVEAELLPRLASLFEVEAPRASVTSRPLGSDASEALATGRLDLAVGVKPTLPRDAITTHLFDDTFVCAVREGHPTVRRALSLEAFTKVSHVLIAPRGEPGSPVDTELARLGLTRHVALRTSTFLSAPLIVASTDLVLTGPRRVLVPMAARLGLRLVAPPLELRGFSVHAAWHPRVQNEPAHAWFRGVVKRAAKAR